One segment of Candidatus Omnitrophota bacterium DNA contains the following:
- a CDS encoding NTP transferase domain-containing protein → MTKIKAVILAAGRGTRMKSDEPKVLHAILGKPMIEYVLDSVGDAGVSGIIVVAGYGSHLLRETVKDARIVVQKKLLGSGDAVLSAHSALKNYSGDVLVICGDTPLIRAETIKKLIAKHVSSGAAATILTAKLDDPGSYGRITRDAIGRVTGIVEKENASDSERRINEINVGTYCFKAVELFQSLKRVRPDNKKKEVFLTDTIAILRDAGKMIESFQTDDPGEGVGVNTRIDLAESAAILKKRFLAELMLSGVTIEDPFSTTIFPGAKIGKDTIIRSNTVIESDVEIGSGCCIGPFARIRPHVRIGNNVEVGNFVEVNRTKIGDGTKVKHHTYLGDAQLGRNVNIGAGTITANYDGKSKNATIIGDGAFIGVGAVLIAPLRIGKRATVGAGAVVPKNHNVPPGAVVVGVPARVYKKSK, encoded by the coding sequence ATGACTAAAATAAAAGCTGTTATACTTGCGGCAGGACGGGGCACGAGGATGAAGTCGGACGAGCCCAAAGTTTTGCATGCGATCCTGGGTAAGCCGATGATCGAGTATGTGCTTGATTCCGTCGGCGATGCGGGGGTGTCCGGTATTATCGTGGTGGCCGGTTACGGCAGTCATCTTTTGCGCGAAACCGTTAAAGACGCGCGTATCGTGGTACAGAAGAAGCTCTTGGGCTCCGGCGACGCCGTGCTCTCCGCGCATAGCGCGCTTAAAAATTATTCGGGCGACGTTCTTGTGATATGCGGGGACACGCCGCTTATCCGCGCGGAGACGATAAAAAAACTTATTGCAAAGCACGTCTCATCAGGCGCGGCCGCGACTATTCTTACGGCCAAACTCGATGATCCGGGAAGTTACGGCAGGATAACCAGGGACGCTATCGGCAGGGTCACGGGGATCGTGGAGAAAGAGAATGCTTCCGATTCCGAAAGGCGCATAAACGAGATAAATGTCGGTACATACTGCTTTAAGGCCGTAGAATTATTCCAGTCGTTAAAACGCGTTCGCCCCGACAATAAGAAGAAAGAGGTTTTTCTTACCGACACGATAGCCATCTTAAGAGATGCCGGTAAAATGATAGAGTCGTTCCAGACCGACGATCCGGGTGAGGGGGTCGGTGTGAATACGAGGATAGATTTGGCGGAGTCCGCGGCGATCTTAAAAAAACGTTTTCTCGCGGAATTGATGTTATCCGGCGTAACGATAGAAGATCCTTTCTCGACGACGATATTCCCGGGGGCAAAGATCGGGAAAGATACGATTATACGCTCGAATACGGTAATAGAGTCGGATGTGGAGATAGGATCAGGGTGCTGTATAGGCCCGTTTGCGAGAATACGCCCGCATGTTAGAATAGGCAATAACGTAGAGGTGGGTAATTTCGTCGAGGTGAACAGGACGAAGATAGGCGACGGAACTAAGGTAAAACACCATACGTATCTCGGCGATGCCCAATTAGGCAGGAATGTCAATATCGGTGCCGGTACGATAACGGCAAATTACGACGGTAAATCGAAGAATGCCACAATAATAGGCGACGGCGCATTTATAGGTGTCGGTGCCGTGCTGATAGCGCCCCTCAGGATAGGCAAGCGCGCTACTGTCGGCGCGGGAGCGGTTGTGCCGAAGAATCATAATGTTCCGCCGGGCGCGGTTGTGGTGGGAGTGCCGGCGAGAGTATATAAAAAAAGCAAATAA
- a CDS encoding nucleotidyltransferase: MILYEEILRAFQKEKVKYILVGGMAFNLLGGARNTLDMDVIVEMTDVNLRKIVKVLKNAGYHVKQPIDPMGIADKKIREGWVKNKNMKAFNFYKGERSYEEVDIVIDSPVSYGNAIKNALKVKIKGLEITIVSPEDFIKMKTSAGRDKDLEDAKMIKQARSLR, from the coding sequence ATGATACTTTATGAGGAAATATTGCGGGCGTTCCAGAAAGAAAAAGTGAAGTACATCCTCGTAGGAGGTATGGCATTTAATCTTTTAGGAGGAGCGAGGAATACTCTCGATATGGACGTCATTGTTGAGATGACGGACGTGAATCTTCGTAAAATAGTCAAGGTATTAAAAAATGCAGGCTACCATGTGAAGCAACCCATCGACCCGATGGGTATAGCCGATAAAAAAATTCGTGAAGGATGGGTTAAGAATAAAAACATGAAAGCGTTTAATTTTTATAAGGGGGAGAGAAGCTATGAAGAGGTTGATATAGTTATAGACTCTCCTGTCAGCTATGGTAATGCTATAAAGAACGCTTTAAAAGTTAAAATAAAAGGATTGGAAATCACTATTGTTTCTCCGGAAGATTTTATAAAGATGAAAACATCCGCGGGCAGGGATAAGGATTTAGAGGATGCAAAAATGATTAAACAGGCAAGGAGCCTGAGATGA
- a CDS encoding septation protein SpoVG family protein — MDITEVKIFLKEGQDKKLKAYATLTFDNCFVVRNVKVIEGNKGMFVAMPSRKMKDPCPKCNFRNAIRSKFCNQCGASLPMTEPRTFQPGDDAGKQSEHKDIAHPITAECRDYIQKKVLDAYENEKNALSPHAGVSSSASAGISHSASAGVMSRRGVEEDNDIEL, encoded by the coding sequence ATGGACATTACGGAAGTAAAGATATTTTTGAAAGAGGGGCAGGATAAGAAGCTTAAGGCGTACGCGACGTTGACTTTCGACAACTGTTTTGTTGTCAGGAACGTTAAAGTGATAGAAGGTAATAAGGGGATGTTTGTTGCCATGCCTTCGAGAAAGATGAAGGACCCGTGCCCCAAATGCAATTTCAGGAATGCCATCCGTTCGAAATTCTGCAATCAGTGCGGCGCATCACTGCCAATGACAGAACCCAGGACATTTCAGCCCGGAGATGACGCGGGCAAACAGTCCGAACACAAAGACATTGCTCATCCGATCACGGCCGAATGCAGAGACTACATCCAGAAGAAGGTGCTGGATGCTTACGAAAACGAAAAGAACGCTTTATCGCCCCATGCCGGTGTTTCCAGTAGCGCTTCAGCCGGCATCTCTCACAGCGCTTCGGCAGGCGTTATGTCCCGCCGCGGGGTCGAGGAAGATAACGATATAGAGCTGTAA
- the ispE gene encoding 4-(cytidine 5'-diphospho)-2-C-methyl-D-erythritol kinase, with product MRSITLTAPAKVNLFLKIQSRRPDGYHNIETLFERISLADEITISRIPCGIVIESDKFITAKAKDNLMYKAAESILRHRGIAEGVKISIKKRIPIAAGLGGGSSDAASVLMGINELFGLKLKRAKLMELGARLGADVPFFILGAPFAIGTGKGDKLKVVKSGRRLWHLVIYPGFKLATKDIYEAFDLLTSKSRNVKINPCFTGSATLERMLYNDLQHIAIAKKKVLGRIIERLAYELDVRPIVSGSGPSVFCLCRNRKEALSAKKRLFRKIPAVQRRAWQVFIAGTDN from the coding sequence ATGCGCTCGATCACACTCACTGCACCCGCGAAAGTTAATCTCTTCCTGAAAATCCAATCCAGGCGTCCCGACGGATACCATAATATCGAGACGCTTTTCGAAAGAATATCCTTAGCCGACGAAATCACTATTTCCAGGATTCCGTGCGGTATAGTTATCGAATCCGATAAATTTATTACCGCCAAAGCCAAAGACAACCTTATGTATAAAGCGGCGGAGTCGATACTGAGGCATAGGGGTATTGCCGAAGGCGTTAAAATAAGCATAAAGAAGCGCATACCCATAGCCGCCGGTCTGGGCGGGGGTAGCTCCGATGCCGCCTCCGTGCTTATGGGTATAAACGAATTATTCGGGTTAAAACTGAAACGCGCCAAATTGATGGAGTTGGGCGCTCGCCTGGGGGCGGACGTGCCATTTTTCATACTGGGAGCGCCTTTTGCCATAGGCACCGGTAAAGGAGATAAACTTAAGGTCGTTAAATCCGGCAGGCGGCTATGGCACCTTGTTATATATCCCGGATTTAAGCTTGCGACCAAAGATATTTATGAAGCGTTTGACCTATTGACAAGTAAAAGCAGGAATGTTAAAATAAATCCCTGTTTTACCGGTTCCGCAACATTGGAACGCATGCTTTACAACGATTTACAACATATCGCGATAGCTAAAAAGAAGGTTTTAGGGCGTATTATAGAACGCTTGGCCTATGAACTTGACGTGAGACCTATTGTATCGGGAAGTGGGCCGAGCGTATTTTGTCTATGCAGGAATAGAAAGGAGGCGCTATCGGCCAAGAAACGGTTATTCCGTAAAATACCGGCGGTTCAAAGGAGAGCCTGGCAGGTATTTATCGCAGGGACAGATAATTAA
- a CDS encoding transketolase family protein, which translates to MAEKRKITSTRDGFGDGLVELGAQNKDIVVLSADLTDSTRAAWFKKEFPERFFGLGVAEQDMFGVAAGFALMGKIPFACTFGVFASGRAWDQIRVSVAYMNLGVKIAGTHGGISVGPDGATHQAIEEIALMRIIPNMTVVVPSDAIEAKRATIEAAKIKGPVYLRLGRSAVPVVTKESDFFKIGKANTLREGNDLTIIACGQMVSEALVACDALSKEGIRARVINLHTPKPIDKDAIIKAALETGAIVTAEEHTIMGGMGSAVAEVTSQDCPVPIKMVGVRDRFGVSGDPEELFKYFGLTAADIVKSAKEVLLMKSRKS; encoded by the coding sequence ATGGCGGAAAAAAGAAAGATAACATCTACTAGAGACGGTTTCGGGGATGGCCTGGTCGAATTGGGCGCTCAGAATAAGGATATAGTCGTTCTCTCGGCGGATCTGACCGATTCGACGCGCGCGGCATGGTTTAAGAAAGAGTTTCCCGAACGCTTCTTCGGCCTCGGTGTGGCCGAACAGGATATGTTTGGCGTCGCGGCAGGATTTGCGCTTATGGGCAAGATACCGTTTGCGTGCACCTTCGGTGTGTTTGCCTCGGGAAGAGCGTGGGATCAGATAAGGGTCTCGGTAGCTTATATGAACCTCGGTGTAAAGATAGCCGGGACTCACGGCGGCATATCCGTCGGCCCGGATGGCGCTACGCACCAGGCGATAGAAGAGATAGCGCTCATGAGGATAATACCGAATATGACCGTAGTTGTGCCCTCGGACGCGATTGAGGCAAAACGCGCAACCATAGAAGCGGCGAAGATAAAGGGGCCAGTTTATTTACGGCTCGGTCGTTCCGCTGTCCCGGTAGTTACAAAAGAAAGCGATTTTTTTAAAATAGGCAAAGCCAACACGCTACGGGAAGGAAACGATCTGACGATAATTGCCTGCGGGCAGATGGTTTCCGAGGCGCTGGTAGCGTGCGATGCGCTTTCCAAAGAAGGCATCCGCGCGCGCGTCATAAATCTGCATACACCTAAGCCGATCGATAAAGACGCTATCATCAAGGCCGCGCTCGAGACCGGAGCCATCGTTACCGCCGAAGAGCATACGATCATGGGCGGGATGGGTAGCGCTGTCGCGGAAGTGACGAGCCAGGATTGCCCGGTTCCGATAAAGATGGTAGGCGTGCGCGACCGTTTCGGTGTCTCCGGCGATCCGGAAGAGCTGTTCAAATATTTCGGGCTTACCGCCGCCGATATAGTAAAATCCGCAAAAGAAGTATTGTTAATGAAGAGCAGGAAATCATAG